From Paenibacillus sp. GP183, one genomic window encodes:
- a CDS encoding IS4 family transposase: MDNVKDIRVICQCLRTLNVSGYRSVLDDHRTQKLFSGTAIELHVIAQLLQLPTYDVITEQLRAHPQLQQAIGLESISSAQLSRKTNSLCTQTLQQIFFQLISQIDQKTKSGAGITPNIGRLHIIDATDISLPALLGSWARCGSRKTGVRLHVRVVVADPDTVFPDKVIASTVNVRENKVVLDMVVEDDVTYVMDRGYESLPNFQTWITDNKLFVVRVRDRTHLYPISGSERKSVASVGPLRLLQDVDVLTNKTTTPLRLVEFEDDKGRRYRLITSRWDLTANEIAYIYKNRWKIELFFKWMKQHLKLVNLHGCQPDSVWNQLFLSLIAFAVSMLVKLALQTGKSQWNLLQLLRTYMYHPWKVFKQELNRPPTRQSKGRQKVDTAGRAKQESQRMILL, from the coding sequence ATGGATAACGTTAAAGATATTCGCGTCATTTGTCAATGCCTACGTACTCTCAATGTTTCAGGTTATCGTTCTGTACTCGACGATCATCGAACCCAAAAGTTGTTTTCAGGTACGGCTATCGAGCTTCATGTGATCGCTCAATTGCTGCAACTCCCTACGTATGATGTCATTACCGAACAATTGCGTGCGCATCCGCAATTGCAACAAGCGATCGGCCTGGAGTCCATCAGCAGCGCACAGCTTTCTCGCAAAACGAATAGCTTATGCACCCAAACCCTACAGCAGATCTTCTTTCAACTCATCAGCCAAATCGACCAGAAAACGAAGTCGGGGGCTGGAATTACGCCGAACATTGGGCGTCTGCATATCATCGATGCTACGGACATTTCCCTTCCCGCTTTATTAGGCAGTTGGGCTCGCTGTGGGTCGCGAAAAACAGGGGTTCGTCTTCATGTTCGTGTGGTTGTTGCAGATCCTGACACCGTATTCCCGGATAAGGTCATTGCTTCTACGGTCAATGTACGGGAAAATAAGGTCGTGCTAGATATGGTTGTGGAAGATGATGTCACCTATGTCATGGATCGGGGTTATGAAAGCCTCCCTAATTTCCAAACCTGGATAACGGACAATAAGCTTTTCGTGGTGCGTGTGCGGGATCGAACACATCTATATCCCATTAGCGGTAGTGAACGTAAGAGTGTGGCAAGCGTTGGGCCACTCCGGCTGCTTCAGGATGTGGATGTACTTACAAACAAGACCACAACTCCATTACGTCTGGTTGAATTTGAGGATGACAAGGGCCGCCGCTACCGGTTAATAACAAGTCGATGGGATTTAACTGCAAATGAGATTGCCTACATTTACAAGAATCGCTGGAAAATTGAGCTTTTCTTTAAATGGATGAAACAGCATTTGAAGCTAGTGAACCTGCATGGCTGCCAACCTGATTCAGTGTGGAACCAACTCTTTTTGTCCCTGATTGCTTTTGCTGTGAGTATGCTTGTAAAGCTAGCTTTGCAAACAGGAAAAAGTCAGTGGAACCTTTTACAACTGCTGCGAACGTACATGTACCACCCGTGGAAGGTGTTTAAGCAGGAGCTGAATCGACCACCCACGCGCCAGTCAAAAGGAAGACAAAAAGTGGACACGGCGGGAAGAGCCAAGCAAGAGTCGCAACGAATGATCTTACTTTAG
- a CDS encoding ABC transporter ATP-binding protein, giving the protein MDATPTPILTVKGVERSFQVGGEQLHVLKGIHMELKPEQLVMLRGRSGSGKTTLLNLIGGLDQPSNGEIMFQGHSFHQCSDDERTQIRRRDIGFIFQSYALMPLLSAWENVELGLRMAGAPRSEWKSRVTHCLELVGLGKRMDHRPFELSGGEQQRVAIAKAIVHRPSLLLADEPTAELDSQMGAQIMSVFRSIIATEKVTICMTTHDPTILEVADHVYEMVDGRFIS; this is encoded by the coding sequence ATGGATGCAACACCAACGCCAATTCTCACTGTCAAAGGAGTGGAGCGCTCCTTTCAAGTCGGAGGCGAGCAGCTGCACGTACTGAAAGGTATTCATATGGAGCTTAAGCCCGAGCAGCTAGTCATGCTTCGCGGAAGATCCGGGTCCGGTAAGACAACGCTTCTGAACCTGATAGGCGGCCTGGATCAACCAAGCAACGGTGAAATTATGTTTCAGGGTCACTCCTTTCATCAATGCAGTGATGATGAGCGAACGCAAATCCGACGACGGGACATCGGCTTCATCTTTCAATCCTATGCGCTCATGCCGCTCTTATCCGCATGGGAAAATGTCGAGCTTGGCCTTCGGATGGCGGGAGCTCCCCGCTCGGAGTGGAAGAGCAGAGTCACGCATTGTCTGGAGCTCGTTGGACTTGGCAAGAGAATGGATCATCGCCCTTTTGAACTCTCTGGAGGCGAGCAGCAGCGTGTGGCCATAGCCAAAGCGATTGTGCATAGACCTTCTCTGCTGCTTGCAGACGAGCCGACAGCGGAGCTTGATTCACAAATGGGCGCGCAGATCATGTCCGTGTTCCGCAGTATTATTGCGACAGAGAAAGTGACAATTTGTATGACGACACATGATCCTACAATTCTGGAGGTTGCCGACCATGTCTACGAAATGGTGGACGGAAGATTCATCTCTTAA
- a CDS encoding DinB family protein: protein MNKIELLLHGWEYCYDKEDWYPPLLDALQGVTAMNADWRPEGAAVNTIWENVHHLIFYKERLLGRLKGTESEYPDGITNDDTFAVPSKEESAWQDTLVRLEKVHRGIREVLASLKKEDFERPLGSTTIGLWVTSLISHNAYHTGQIIQLRKLQGSWPATTSYS from the coding sequence ATGAATAAAATCGAGCTCCTGTTGCACGGATGGGAATACTGCTATGACAAGGAAGATTGGTATCCTCCTTTACTGGATGCCCTCCAGGGAGTAACCGCAATGAATGCCGATTGGCGGCCGGAAGGAGCGGCAGTGAACACCATTTGGGAGAATGTCCATCATTTGATCTTTTACAAAGAACGCCTGCTGGGGCGATTAAAGGGTACGGAATCCGAATATCCTGATGGAATCACTAACGACGATACCTTTGCCGTGCCTTCCAAAGAAGAATCGGCCTGGCAGGACACTCTTGTTCGTTTGGAGAAAGTGCATAGAGGAATCCGAGAGGTTCTCGCAAGCTTGAAAAAAGAAGATTTTGAGCGCCCATTAGGAAGCACAACCATTGGGCTTTGGGTGACAAGCCTAATTTCACACAATGCTTACCACACAGGACAGATTATTCAACTGCGCAAGCTTCAGGGATCTTGGCCTGCCACAACCTCCTATTCTTGA
- the carB gene encoding carbamoyl-phosphate synthase large subunit, with protein sequence MPKSKDLKKILVIGSGPIVIGQAAEFDYAGTQACQALKEEGMEVILINSNPATIMTDTNMADKVYIEPITLEFVTQIIRQERPDGLLPTLGGQTGLNMAVELARAGVLKSENVKLLGTQLTAIEKAEDRDLFRDLMRELEQPVPDSVIVTTVPEAMDFAREIGFPIIVRPAYTLGGTGGGICNTEEELLETVASGIRYSPIGQCLVERSIAGMKEVEYEVMRDANDNCIVVCNMENFDPVGVHTGDSIVVAPSQTLSDREYQMLRSASLKIIRALNIEGGCNVQFALDPQSFQYYVIEVNPRVSRSSALASKATGYPIAKMAAKIAIGYTLDELMNPVTGQTYACFEPTLDYIVSKIPRWPFDKFTAANRKLGTQMKATGEVMAIGRTFEESIHKAIRSLEIGVHRLFLKETNLLDQETLELRLVKPDDERMFLIAEAFRRGYTVDQVQDLTKIDWWFLNKLEGLIKYETKIAAGELTPELMFEIKRKGFTDRAIAEIRSLAGTSSYTKEADVRELRLGLNVKPVYKMVDTCAAEFEASTPYYYSTYEVEDEVTDTAKEKVIVLGSGPIRIGQGIEFDYSTVHAVWAIQAAGYEAVIINNNPETVSTDFNTSDRLYFEPLFFEDVMNVIEREKPLGVIVQFGGQTAINLAAPLSKAGVNILGSSLESIDSAEDRKKFEALLTKLNISQPPGGTVTSVDQAVGVASRFGYPVLVRPSYVLGGRAMEIVYSDSELLSYMEYAVKINPEHPVLIDRYMLGKEVEVDAICDGEHVLIPGIMEHIERAGVHSGDSIAVYPPQTLSDELKHEIVTITTEIAKELKVLGLVNIQFVILQNKVYVIEVNPRSSRTVPFLSKVTNIPMANVATRVILGQKLTDMGYPSGLWPEDKYISVKVPVFSFAKLRRVDTTLGPEMKSTGEVMGRDVNFAKALYKGLIGAGMKIPAAGSIVATVADKDKDEAVEIFSGFYRLGYKIIATGGTAAALEAAGIPVTTVNKLSEGSPNILDLIRSGQAQFVVNTLTKGKTPERDGFRIRREAVENGVVCMTSLDTVRALMNMLESVNFSSRAMPAHV encoded by the coding sequence ATGCCAAAAAGTAAAGATTTGAAAAAAATTCTTGTGATCGGTTCCGGTCCCATCGTCATCGGCCAAGCGGCAGAATTTGACTATGCCGGCACACAGGCTTGTCAGGCTTTGAAAGAAGAAGGCATGGAAGTTATTTTGATCAACAGCAATCCGGCTACGATCATGACCGATACCAACATGGCGGATAAAGTATACATTGAACCCATTACGCTTGAATTTGTGACCCAGATCATTCGCCAGGAGCGTCCGGACGGACTGCTTCCAACGCTAGGCGGTCAGACGGGCCTTAACATGGCAGTTGAGCTGGCGCGCGCAGGAGTACTGAAAAGCGAGAATGTGAAGCTTTTGGGTACGCAGCTAACGGCCATTGAGAAAGCGGAAGACCGCGATCTGTTTCGTGATTTGATGCGAGAATTGGAGCAGCCGGTGCCGGATAGCGTGATTGTGACGACCGTCCCGGAAGCGATGGATTTTGCTCGGGAGATTGGTTTTCCAATCATTGTTCGCCCAGCTTACACCTTAGGCGGCACAGGCGGAGGTATCTGTAATACCGAAGAGGAGCTGCTCGAAACCGTAGCTTCCGGTATTCGTTACAGCCCGATTGGCCAATGTCTCGTGGAAAGAAGCATCGCAGGCATGAAGGAAGTCGAGTATGAGGTCATGCGCGACGCCAATGATAACTGTATCGTAGTCTGCAACATGGAGAATTTTGATCCGGTGGGTGTACATACGGGGGACAGCATCGTAGTGGCACCCAGCCAAACACTTTCTGACCGCGAGTATCAAATGCTGCGTTCCGCATCGCTGAAGATCATCCGCGCCCTCAATATCGAAGGCGGCTGCAATGTGCAGTTCGCACTCGATCCGCAAAGCTTTCAATACTATGTCATTGAAGTCAATCCGCGGGTGAGCCGCTCTTCTGCCCTCGCCTCCAAGGCTACAGGTTACCCGATTGCCAAAATGGCGGCAAAAATCGCCATCGGTTATACGCTGGATGAGTTGATGAATCCGGTGACAGGGCAAACATATGCCTGCTTTGAGCCGACTCTGGATTATATCGTATCGAAAATCCCACGCTGGCCGTTCGACAAGTTTACTGCTGCGAACCGCAAGCTGGGGACACAAATGAAAGCGACAGGCGAAGTGATGGCCATTGGCCGCACCTTCGAGGAATCCATCCACAAAGCTATTCGCTCTTTGGAGATTGGTGTTCATCGCCTGTTTCTGAAGGAAACCAATCTGTTGGATCAAGAGACATTGGAATTGCGCTTGGTGAAGCCGGATGATGAGCGTATGTTCCTGATTGCCGAAGCTTTTCGCCGGGGCTACACGGTCGACCAAGTGCAGGATCTAACCAAGATTGACTGGTGGTTCTTGAACAAACTGGAAGGTTTGATCAAATATGAAACTAAGATAGCTGCCGGAGAATTGACTCCTGAGCTAATGTTCGAAATCAAACGCAAAGGCTTCACGGATCGTGCCATTGCAGAAATTCGCAGCTTGGCAGGCACATCCTCTTATACGAAAGAAGCGGATGTCCGCGAACTGCGCCTTGGGCTAAACGTTAAGCCGGTTTACAAAATGGTAGATACCTGTGCAGCGGAATTCGAAGCGTCAACGCCTTACTATTATTCAACCTATGAAGTTGAAGACGAGGTTACCGATACCGCTAAGGAAAAGGTCATCGTCCTCGGCTCCGGTCCAATCCGGATCGGCCAAGGTATCGAGTTTGATTACTCGACGGTTCATGCGGTATGGGCCATTCAGGCCGCCGGCTATGAAGCGGTAATCATCAACAATAATCCCGAAACCGTGTCAACGGATTTCAACACGTCGGATCGTTTGTACTTTGAACCGCTGTTTTTTGAAGATGTGATGAACGTCATCGAGCGCGAAAAGCCCTTGGGCGTTATCGTGCAATTCGGCGGACAAACAGCGATCAACCTTGCGGCTCCGCTTTCCAAGGCAGGGGTTAATATTCTGGGCTCCAGCCTGGAAAGCATCGATTCCGCAGAGGATCGCAAGAAGTTCGAGGCTCTGCTCACCAAGCTGAACATTTCCCAGCCGCCTGGCGGGACTGTAACTTCTGTGGATCAAGCTGTAGGTGTGGCTTCCCGGTTCGGTTATCCCGTGCTGGTTCGCCCCAGTTATGTACTTGGCGGACGTGCCATGGAGATTGTCTACTCGGATTCGGAGCTTCTGAGCTATATGGAATATGCGGTCAAAATCAATCCGGAACATCCAGTGCTGATCGACCGTTACATGCTGGGTAAAGAAGTCGAGGTCGATGCGATTTGCGACGGTGAGCATGTGCTGATCCCCGGGATCATGGAGCACATCGAACGAGCAGGAGTTCACTCCGGTGACTCCATCGCGGTTTATCCTCCTCAGACGCTTTCGGATGAGCTTAAGCATGAAATTGTAACCATCACGACGGAAATTGCCAAAGAATTGAAGGTGCTCGGATTGGTCAACATCCAATTCGTCATCCTTCAGAATAAGGTTTACGTTATCGAAGTAAACCCGCGCTCTTCCAGAACGGTGCCCTTCCTTAGCAAAGTAACGAATATCCCGATGGCGAATGTAGCGACACGAGTGATTCTTGGACAAAAGCTGACTGATATGGGTTATCCGAGCGGCTTATGGCCTGAGGATAAATATATTTCCGTCAAGGTGCCTGTATTCTCCTTCGCCAAGCTTCGCCGCGTGGACACCACACTCGGACCGGAGATGAAATCTACCGGCGAGGTTATGGGTCGCGACGTAAATTTTGCCAAAGCTTTGTATAAAGGCTTGATTGGCGCAGGGATGAAAATTCCGGCTGCCGGCTCGATCGTAGCTACAGTAGCAGATAAAGATAAAGATGAAGCCGTCGAGATTTTCTCCGGGTTTTATCGACTAGGCTACAAAATCATCGCCACAGGCGGAACTGCCGCAGCGCTTGAAGCAGCCGGCATTCCAGTAACTACCGTGAACAAGCTGAGTGAGGGATCGCCGAACATTCTGGATCTCATCCGCAGCGGGCAAGCCCAATTCGTCGTCAATACGCTGACCAAAGGCAAAACGCCTGAGCGCGACGGTTTCCGCATCCGCCGTGAAGCGGTTGAGAACGGTGTCGTGTGTATGACGTCGCTGGATACGGTAAGAGCCTTGATGAACATGCTCGAGTCGGTCAATTTCTCCTCGAGAGCGATGCCTGCCCATGTCTAA
- a CDS encoding dipeptidase has product MIKAIEAYFKDNYEDHLEELKEFLRIPSISALTEHQPDIRRCADWVADALSRAGLENIEIMPTAGHPVVYADWLHASGKPTVLVYGHYDVQPAEPLELWQTPPFEPDIRDGKIFARGATDDKGQVLMHIKAVEAFLQQTGSLPVNIKFCIEGEEENASPNLPPFVEEHRAKLKADVITVSDTSIYAPGKPALLYGLRGVAAFEIVVEGASSDLHSGLYGGGVQNPIHVLSRLLSSFHDDNGRVAVNGFYDKVLELTKEEREAFKLVEKDENEVKKELSVNALFGEKDYTYYEQTSARPTFEITTITGGFQGEGIKPIIPNRAVAKVACRLAAAQEPDEIMDAVEQHIKNHTPGGVTIRMNRMLRGNPFVTPIDHPTMVAAADAYEESYGTAPVYMRSGGSIPIIEALGRLLEAPVVMLGFGLPGENLHAPNEHFHLENWHKGLSTISRYWLKL; this is encoded by the coding sequence ATGATTAAAGCCATTGAAGCTTATTTTAAAGATAATTACGAAGATCACCTGGAAGAGCTTAAGGAATTTTTGCGAATCCCCAGCATCAGCGCATTGACTGAGCATCAGCCTGATATTCGCCGCTGTGCGGATTGGGTAGCCGATGCTTTAAGCAGAGCCGGACTGGAAAACATCGAAATCATGCCAACCGCCGGCCATCCCGTCGTTTATGCAGATTGGCTGCATGCCTCAGGCAAGCCAACTGTTCTGGTGTACGGCCATTATGATGTGCAGCCTGCCGAGCCGCTAGAATTGTGGCAAACGCCGCCGTTCGAGCCTGACATTCGTGATGGCAAAATCTTTGCAAGAGGGGCTACCGATGATAAAGGGCAGGTTCTCATGCATATAAAAGCCGTCGAAGCCTTTCTTCAACAAACAGGCAGTCTGCCCGTCAATATCAAATTCTGTATAGAAGGCGAGGAAGAGAACGCAAGCCCAAATCTGCCACCCTTTGTAGAAGAACACCGCGCCAAGCTGAAAGCGGATGTAATTACAGTGTCCGATACATCGATTTATGCACCAGGCAAGCCTGCTCTTTTGTATGGGCTTCGCGGTGTCGCGGCTTTTGAAATTGTGGTGGAGGGTGCAAGCAGCGACCTGCATTCCGGACTATATGGCGGCGGTGTGCAAAATCCGATACATGTATTGTCACGGCTGCTCAGCTCCTTCCATGATGATAACGGCAGGGTTGCCGTGAATGGCTTCTATGATAAAGTGCTTGAGCTTACTAAGGAGGAACGAGAAGCCTTCAAGCTTGTCGAGAAAGATGAGAACGAGGTGAAAAAGGAATTGAGCGTTAACGCTTTATTTGGCGAAAAAGACTATACTTACTATGAGCAAACTTCAGCGAGACCGACCTTTGAAATCACAACTATAACCGGAGGCTTCCAAGGTGAAGGCATCAAGCCCATTATCCCAAACCGTGCCGTCGCCAAAGTGGCCTGCCGTTTGGCAGCTGCGCAAGAACCCGATGAGATTATGGATGCTGTTGAGCAGCATATCAAGAATCATACTCCGGGCGGAGTCACAATCCGCATGAATCGTATGCTGCGCGGGAATCCATTTGTCACTCCCATCGATCATCCCACGATGGTTGCTGCTGCAGATGCTTACGAGGAGTCCTATGGAACAGCGCCAGTTTATATGCGAAGTGGGGGCTCCATTCCGATTATTGAGGCTTTGGGACGTTTGCTCGAAGCACCGGTCGTCATGCTTGGCTTCGGTTTGCCGGGAGAGAATCTGCATGCGCCGAACGAACATTTTCATCTGGAAAATTGGCATAAAGGCCTTTCGACTATCAGCCGTTACTGGCTTAAGCTTTAA
- a CDS encoding MDR family MFS transporter — MSKQTNRRNVTIGIFVVTLLAAIEGTIVSTAIPTIVGQLGGLSLFSWVISIYLLTSAVTTPIYGKLADLYGRKKVIAVGILIFLFGAMLAGFAQSMEQLIWFRAVQGIGAGAILTLTFTIVGDLYAFEERGKIQGMISGVWGIAGVVGPMTGGFLVDYVSWRWIFYMNIPFGLLALFLIGSYLHEDVNPDSKKLQIDYVGALTFTISMTALMYALLTGGSVYAWISPMIIGLLCLVVLSFIAFIWIERQAPEPMLPLSLFRNPMLVISYLGGFVLNILLAGVTFYSPLWVQGIYGYGATGAGLALIPLSLTWPIGSLVGGKLGISIGTRSTSLIGIVFLAVGFVGLAVMQPFTPLFYLYIIVGIQGLGFGLALTVFTLSVQSSVNWNLRGAANGANNFIRGLGQTMGVAALATLFNSFIAAFLIKHPEADMNKLLDPAEARAIHEALVVPMRAALSGGLHQIFVVIGGISVLALLIPLRIPGKSLEFAEEKN, encoded by the coding sequence ATGAGCAAACAAACCAATCGGCGTAATGTCACCATCGGCATTTTTGTAGTTACTTTATTGGCAGCCATTGAAGGGACTATAGTCAGCACAGCTATACCTACCATAGTAGGACAGCTTGGCGGCTTGAGCCTTTTTAGCTGGGTGATCTCCATCTATCTTCTGACCTCTGCAGTAACCACCCCGATTTATGGAAAATTAGCAGACCTGTACGGCCGAAAAAAAGTCATCGCCGTCGGCATTCTCATTTTCTTATTTGGAGCCATGTTAGCCGGGTTCGCCCAATCCATGGAACAGCTCATCTGGTTCCGGGCTGTACAAGGAATTGGCGCCGGGGCGATTCTGACACTAACCTTTACTATCGTTGGAGATTTATATGCTTTTGAAGAAAGAGGCAAGATCCAGGGCATGATCAGCGGAGTCTGGGGTATTGCCGGTGTTGTAGGGCCTATGACCGGGGGTTTTCTTGTGGATTATGTCTCCTGGAGATGGATCTTTTATATGAATATTCCATTCGGACTGTTGGCCTTATTTTTAATAGGAAGTTATCTTCATGAAGATGTGAATCCGGATAGCAAAAAGCTTCAGATTGATTACGTTGGTGCGCTAACATTCACCATAAGCATGACTGCCTTGATGTATGCCCTGCTTACAGGCGGCTCCGTGTATGCATGGATATCTCCAATGATCATAGGTTTGCTCTGTTTGGTTGTATTGTCCTTTATAGCATTCATATGGATAGAACGCCAAGCACCGGAACCGATGCTCCCTTTGTCTTTATTTCGCAATCCAATGCTGGTTATAAGCTATTTAGGCGGTTTTGTTTTGAACATTCTGTTAGCCGGAGTCACCTTTTACTCACCATTATGGGTCCAAGGAATTTATGGCTATGGAGCAACAGGAGCGGGCTTAGCGCTGATTCCATTGTCTCTAACCTGGCCCATAGGTTCTTTAGTAGGCGGCAAATTGGGCATTTCTATCGGAACTAGATCGACGTCACTGATCGGCATCGTTTTCCTCGCAGTAGGTTTTGTAGGGTTGGCTGTTATGCAGCCCTTTACTCCTTTGTTCTATCTTTATATCATTGTGGGCATCCAAGGACTTGGATTTGGCTTAGCTTTGACCGTCTTCACCCTTTCCGTTCAATCCTCCGTAAACTGGAACCTTCGTGGAGCCGCCAACGGCGCAAACAACTTTATTCGCGGACTTGGCCAAACTATGGGCGTGGCAGCTCTGGCTACGTTGTTCAACAGCTTTATAGCTGCCTTCTTGATCAAGCATCCCGAAGCGGATATGAACAAATTGCTCGATCCGGCCGAAGCCAGAGCGATACATGAAGCTTTGGTTGTCCCCATGAGAGCTGCACTATCCGGGGGTTTGCATCAAATCTTTGTCGTGATCGGCGGCATCTCGGTATTGGCCTTACTGATTCCTCTGAGAATACCCGGGAAGTCCCTGGAATTTGCTGAGGAAAAGAATTGA
- the pyrE gene encoding orotate phosphoribosyltransferase → MSDLEHLSKQIAASLLQIGAVTLRPYQPFTWTSGLKSPIYCDNRLTMSYPDIREQIADGFAALIREQYPNAEVIAGTATAGIPHAAWAAQKLKLPMIYVRDKAKGHGKENLIEGSVMPGQKVVVIEDLISTGGSSLKAALAVNEAGAEALGVLAIFTYQLDKASDGFKAANMPLQTLTNYSQLLEAAVELGHVKEQDLDLLRSWRENPAAFGV, encoded by the coding sequence ATGAGTGATCTCGAACATTTGTCCAAGCAGATTGCAGCTTCATTACTGCAAATTGGAGCCGTTACACTTCGTCCGTACCAACCCTTCACATGGACATCGGGTCTGAAGTCACCGATTTACTGCGATAATCGCTTAACGATGTCCTATCCAGACATTCGTGAACAGATCGCAGATGGATTTGCGGCTTTGATTCGTGAGCAGTATCCGAATGCGGAAGTTATTGCAGGCACCGCGACTGCCGGTATACCCCATGCAGCATGGGCAGCGCAGAAGCTGAAGCTTCCGATGATTTATGTTCGGGACAAAGCGAAAGGGCACGGCAAAGAGAATCTGATTGAAGGATCCGTAATGCCTGGTCAAAAGGTTGTTGTGATCGAGGATTTGATCTCAACTGGGGGAAGCTCATTAAAAGCGGCATTGGCTGTCAATGAAGCAGGTGCAGAGGCGTTAGGCGTACTGGCAATTTTCACCTATCAGTTGGACAAGGCGTCCGATGGTTTCAAAGCTGCAAATATGCCCTTGCAGACGCTGACCAACTATTCGCAGCTGCTCGAAGCGGCTGTAGAACTGGGTCACGTTAAAGAACAGGATCTTGATTTGCTTCGTTCATGGAGAGAAAATCCGGCAGCATTTGGCGTGTAG
- a CDS encoding GNAT family N-acetyltransferase: MTTNGHILRDASLEDLPAIVRIYNSTVAGRMVTADTEPVSVTSREHWFHEHSADFRPLWVLEKEGSVCGWLSFQSFYGRPAYQATVEVSIYVDEASRGQGIGRYLLQQAIDACPKLNVSTLLGFIFGHNVPSLRLFQSFGFENWAHLPQIAELDGIERDLIIVGKRVR, translated from the coding sequence ATGACAACCAATGGCCATATTCTAAGAGACGCTTCTCTTGAAGACTTACCTGCTATTGTAAGAATCTATAATTCTACCGTTGCAGGACGTATGGTAACTGCTGATACGGAGCCCGTCAGCGTAACCAGCCGTGAGCATTGGTTTCATGAGCATTCAGCAGACTTTAGACCTCTATGGGTGCTGGAAAAAGAAGGATCCGTCTGCGGATGGCTCAGTTTTCAATCCTTCTATGGACGTCCAGCCTATCAAGCTACCGTTGAAGTCAGTATTTATGTAGATGAGGCTAGCCGCGGGCAAGGCATCGGGCGGTATTTGCTGCAACAGGCCATTGATGCTTGTCCCAAGCTGAATGTTTCTACATTGCTTGGTTTTATTTTTGGGCATAATGTCCCGAGCTTAAGGCTGTTCCAAAGCTTCGGCTTCGAAAACTGGGCACACCTGCCCCAGATCGCCGAACTCGACGGTATCGAACGCGACCTGATTATCGTCGGTAAAAGGGTCCGTTAA
- the pyrF gene encoding orotidine-5'-phosphate decarboxylase, with amino-acid sequence MSKLKLSNRAEAAGRIMVALDYASAESAEQLIKQLEGIPCYVKVGMQLFYTAGPDFVRRLKTRGYKIFLDLKMHDIPNTVKGGAESVAKLGVDVFNVHAAGGRQMMEAAMEGVDKALTGFQAGTVTRPLVIGVTQLTSTNEQVLNQEIGIAGSVEEAVLRYAVLAKEAGLNGVVASPLEVLRIKAACGDSFVTVTPGIRPAGADVGDQSRVMTPREAFEQGTDYVVIGRPITAFPDPRQTLEGIIDSIVAES; translated from the coding sequence ATGTCTAAGCTGAAGCTGAGCAATCGGGCAGAAGCGGCGGGTCGTATTATGGTCGCGCTTGACTATGCGTCGGCAGAAAGCGCTGAGCAGTTGATCAAGCAGCTGGAGGGGATTCCCTGCTATGTGAAAGTGGGGATGCAGCTTTTTTATACGGCTGGCCCCGATTTCGTAAGGCGTCTAAAAACGAGAGGCTATAAGATATTTTTGGATCTGAAAATGCACGACATCCCCAATACCGTCAAAGGCGGCGCCGAGAGCGTCGCCAAGCTGGGTGTGGATGTATTTAATGTGCATGCAGCCGGAGGCAGGCAGATGATGGAAGCCGCTATGGAAGGCGTAGACAAAGCTCTGACCGGTTTTCAAGCGGGAACGGTGACTCGACCGTTGGTTATTGGCGTCACCCAACTGACCAGCACTAATGAGCAGGTATTGAATCAAGAGATCGGCATTGCCGGTTCCGTAGAAGAAGCCGTGCTGCGATATGCTGTTCTAGCCAAGGAAGCGGGGCTTAACGGTGTTGTCGCTTCTCCTCTGGAAGTGCTCCGGATCAAAGCCGCTTGCGGGGACTCCTTTGTCACCGTGACCCCTGGGATTCGTCCTGCTGGTGCCGATGTTGGCGATCAGTCAAGAGTGATGACGCCGAGGGAGGCCTTTGAGCAGGGGACGGATTATGTGGTTATCGGCCGACCGATTACGGCTTTCCCCGATCCGAGGCAAACGCTTGAAGGAATTATCGATTCCATCGTTGCAGAATCGTAG